Proteins encoded within one genomic window of Besnoitia besnoiti strain Bb-Ger1 chromosome II, whole genome shotgun sequence:
- a CDS encoding rhoptry neck protein RON2 (encoded by transcript BESB_040860): MARTSASPLRGAALLFILFLLSDVPDLFLPLNQSLHSWQSPVLASRAAENDAPRPVSFREVDGDQSSGVGAPGGANPAGSPHTESKQDGAGASGGYTPRETGYQNIVAKQVDEGAFGAPSAAGGPSFHTAHFDVGSDGGDLGSLRIHLHSQPGVSEATPNVGPSVISVYTANGPLPGASLGSQGQAPRIQTAGGAQMPFGWVPQVDMPSVAEKNLVELRKMLRDEGFVEALQVRAAEKGCPVYVLQNLKQIPVRFREVLNEEMEARSNPNRLFEVANSYVRTPEEARAWSGSESVSFEFSLAETRAAPAPADGGSSGFHIPPPPRPIPGQHDPSEEGRNPTAKRLVGTQLGLYLECKLQALLGHPAIFFNPFYSEQQLLETVAAAIGIAPPLREDEQDRTVRRDAVEYSGSVDQLLGAVELFRLASNPFTLGHAVLLMIAYLDYHAFFDPSPKKPFYSWATLAASAGNDTGFEMLDEMCDNHRGPKKPGRRAWYERGGSRKHKDASVTPLHRHLCDALEIILDGIQQTQIDVLEELSKYKVPVEPLVDPATNSARAQTRLCRGLSPFCDYEATILAPVRALDAHEQRESLKTKKAFNLLTGYGSGYVGQIAGDVAEPFLYAWRARWGKILSDPTAYSEVLERALWFEDREFLAKKNGYFFSQYDKMVKNKMSFGALDGVSEGLSERDIRSNLQSYIARRAEFVEKRKASSLAKLRKKIPERDPYAFNVAILLSLNARTYCTQSGSLLTKLRPFLASQFAKLSKSSNVPRTQRSMMAFFRTGQSKFFHEWCSFDPLAVNTLFLFRFALSGNDPAALNDKQHARVSKTKTTLRILQSKWTPNMLKKLLKGPNQKKMAGQAKALLLRSLDPNLLSGILTSFDFITHTQANLAVNQNSFMYHEAEQRGDFMKPSATQKAAHKLHQQGLVRHTDKIIKDWAEYGIPGDIKRRLAKGEQLPPGTTFGSIPIPDLTNWDAQLNQKWLDAYNSYLVHPYGRAALNAKDPVAMLIKDSRDRLQAEGEGTIFLGRIARRTHPSKNLLRRAGRALKKFFLSLLRENEQSDYAVWFGVKIDMRQVLQICRAINNVAEAVKNDRLYQYITDGWLELVKDVIAGYTKAHARVPGYDIISAANEQLRKQGRDAAIARNQGFLSIHYDYANLSEEERKKEFQLSMCMDHCEAVWKLIMAFVMPNLQNPQKLKSYEKDFSRAKEVEKLNDRHQVNAFRFSMSVQVDFFDNMLDKTSKKSLKAMKYGASTWFTYAMKLAGQVNTEMGNPHLGTTLYVQAPYYGDYIRKWMEERRQSRKQAIIGMLTLGMMGLYSLLSVTDIVQHMEDVGGAPPVSCVSNEVLGVACAPQAIAKATTSATRVATQDVLKVGLFAGIAPYLMLPMAVVSVWNILKSEIKILLQFEMAVKHMLSRLKRWLAAPFKNWWAKRGRLKDSLFKRASQTYKKNRTRNQEAARTQGPAQPQQLG; encoded by the exons ATGGCGAGgacttccgcgtcgcctctgcggggcGCTGCCTTGCTGTTTattcttttccttctttcaGACGTCCCTGATTTGTTCCTTCCTCTCAACCAGTCTCTCCACTCTTGGCAGTCTCCTGTCTTGGCTTCGAGAGCTGCAGAAAACGATGCGCCTCGCCCCGTCAGTTTTCGAGAAGTTGATGGAGACCAGAGCTCGGGCGTTGGGGCCCCTGGCGGCGCTAATCCCGCAGGGTCTCCACACACTGAGAGCAAACAGGACGGTGCAGGCGCGTCTGGTGGCTACACGCCGAGGGAGACGGGGTATCAAAACATTGTGGCGAAGCAAGTCGATGAAGGGGCGTTCGGCGCACCATCGGCCGCTGGCGGTCCGTCATTCCACACTGCGCACTTCGACGTGGGGTCGGATGGAGGCGATTTGGGCTCTCTTCGGATCCACTTGCATTCGCAGCCCGGCGTCAGTGAAGCGACTCCGAACGTAGGGCCCTCCGTCATTTCCGTTTACACCGCGAATGGGCCTCTGCCTGGCGCGTCGTTGGGTTCGCAAGGCCAGGCTCCGCGCATTCAGACTGCCGGAGGAGCCCAGATGCCGTTCGGCTGGGTGCCGCAGGTCGACATGCCCAGCGTGGCGGAGAAGAACCTGGTCGAGTTGCGGAAAATGCTGAGAGACGAAGGCTTCGTTGAGGCGCTGCAAG tgcgcgccgcggaaaagGGCTGCCCGGTGTACGTCCTGCAGAACCTGAAGCAGATCCCCGTGCGTTTCCGCGAGGTTCTGAACGAGGAGATGGAGGCGCGAAGCAACCCGAATCGCCTCTTTGAGGTTGCGAACTCGTATGTGAGGACTCCGGAGGAGGCTCGCGCgtggagcggcagcgaaTCCGTCTCCTTCGAGTTCTCCCTCGCCGAGACtcgagccgcgcccgcaccgGCAGACGGGGGCAGCTCGGGCTTCCAcattccgccgccgccgcgcccgattCCGGGGCAGCATGACCCGAGCGAAGAGGGCAGGAATccgacggcgaagcgtcTCGTGGGGACCCAACTGGGGCTTTACCTCGAGTGCAAGCTCCAGGCGCTTCTCGGGCACCCTGCCATTTTCTTTAACCCGTTCTACTcggagcagcagctgctcgaaaccgtcgctgcggcgatcGGCATcgccccgccgctgcgcgaagACGAACAAGACCGGACAGTCAGACGTGACGCCGTCGAATACAGCGGGAGCGTGGATCAGCTGCTCGGCGCCGTGGAGCTCTTCAGGCTCGCTTCCAACCCCTTCA CCTTGGGGCACGCTGTGCTGCTGATGATTGCGTATCTCGACTACCACGCGTTCTTCGACCCGAGTCCGAAGAAGCCGTTCTACTCGTGGGCGACGCTGGCTGCTTCAGCAGGCAACGACACGGGATTCGAGATGCTTGACGAGATGTGCGACAACCACCGAGGCCCGAAGAAGCCGGGACGGAGGGCGTGGTatgagcgcggcggctcgcggaaACATAAGGATGCGTCCGTGACGCCGCTCCATCGCCACCTCTGCGACGCCTTGGAAATCATTCTCGACGGCATTCAGCAGA CGCAAATCGACGTCCTGGAGGAGCTCAGCAAGTACAAAGTCCCCGTGGAGCCTCTAGTCGACCCTGCGACAAAcagcgcgcgtgcgcagacgcggctgtGCCGCGGTCTGTCGCCGTTCTGCGACTACGAAGCGACGATCCTGGCGCCTGTCCGCGCACTCGACGCCCACGAGCAACGCGAGTCTCTGAAGACGAAAAAGGCGTTCAACCTTCTCACCGGCTACG gcagcggctACGTGGGTCAGATCGCTGGCGACGTCGCGGAGCCCTTCTTGTACGCATGGCGCGCGCGTTGGGGGAAGATCCTGTCCGACCCCACTGCGTACTCAGAAG TCTTGGAGCGCGCGCTGTGGTTCGAAGACCGCGAGTTCCTGGCAAAGAAGAACGGATATTTCTTCTCGCAGTACGACAAAA TGGTGAAGAACAAGATGTCCTTCGGAGCCCTGGATGGCGTCTCTGAAGGACTGTCAGAGCGGGACATCCGCAGCAATCTGCAAAGCTAcatcgcgcgccgcgccgagttCGTGGAGAAGCGAAAGGCGTCGTCCCTCGCGAAGCTGCGCAAGAAGATCCCCGAGCGCGACCCGTACGCCTTCAACGTCGCCATTCTTCTCTCACTCAACG CGCGAACGTACTGCACGCAGAGCGGCTCCTTGTTGACGAAGCTCCGCCCCTTTCTGGCAAGTCAGTTTGCAAAGCTAAGCAAGAGCTCCAACGTGCCTCGCACGCAGCGGTCGATGATGGCCTTCTTCCGCACGGGACAGTCCAAGTTCTTCCACGAGTGGTGCAGCTTCGACCCGCTCGCGGTTAACACGCTTTTCCTTTTCCGCTTTGCGCTCTCCGGCAACG ATCCCGCGGCGCTCAACGACaagcagcacgcgcgcgtgAGCAAGACCAAAACGACACTCCGCATTCTGCAGTCCAAGTGGACGCCCAACATGCTGAAGAAGCTTCTGAAGGGCCCCAACCAGAAGAAGATGGCTGGACAAGCGAAAGCGC TGTTGCTTCGCAGCTTGGACCCGAATCTGCTGTCAGGTATTTTGACGTCGTTCGACTTCAtcacgcacacgcaggcgaACCTGGCGGTCAACCAGAACTCGTTCATGTACCACGAAGCGGAGCAGCGCGGAGACTTCATGAAGCcttcggcgacgcagaaggccgcgcatAAGCTGCACCAACAGGGCCTCGTGCGCCACACCGACAAGATAATCAAGGACTGGGCGGAGTACGGAATTCCAGGCGACATCaagcggcggctggcgaagGGCGAACAGCTGCCGCCGGGCACGACGTTCGGCTCGATTCCGATTCCAGATTTGACCAACTGGGATGCGCAGCTGAACCAGAAGTGGCTGGACGCGTACAACTCGTATCTGGTGCATCCCtacggccgcgcagcgctgaACGCGAAGGACCCCGTCGCGATGCTGATCAAGGACTCGCGCGACCGGCTGCAggctgagggcgagggcACGATCTTTCTGGGGCGAATTGCGCGCCGCACACACCCGAGCAAGaatctgctgcgccgcgcggggcgTGCGCTGAAGAAgtttttcctctcgctgctgagGGAGAACGAGCAGAGCGATTATGCCGTGTGGTTTGGAGTGAAGATCGACATGCGCCAGGTGCTGCAGATCTGCCGCGCAATCAACAATGTGGCTGAAGCCGTCAAGAACGACAGACTCTACCAGTACATCACCGACGGCTGGCTCGAGCTCGTCAAAGACGTGATTGCGGGCTACACcaaggcgcatgcgcgcgtccCTGGCTACGACATCATATCCGCGGCGAACGAGCAGCTGCGGAAGCAgggcagagacgcggcaATTGCGCGGAATCAGGGATTTTTGTCGATTCACTACGACTATGCGAACCTGTCCGAAGAGGAGCGCAAGAAGGAATTCCAGCTTTCCATGTGCATGGATCACTGCGAAGCCGTCTGGAAGCTCATCATGGCCTTCGTGATGCCGAATCTGCAGAATCCGCAGAAATTGAAGAGCTACGAGAAGGATTTCTCGCGGGCAAAGGAAGTCGAGAAGCTGAATGACCGGCACCAGGTGAACGCGTTCCGGTTCAGCATGTCGGTGCAAGTCGACTTCTTCGACAACATGCTGGACAAGACCTCGAAGAAGAGTCTCAAGGCGATGAAGTACGGCGCGAGCACCTGGTTCACCTATGCGATGAAGCTCGCCGGGCAAGTCAACACCGAGATGGGCAATCCGCACCTGGGCACGACGCTGTACGTGCAGGCGCCGTACTACGGAGACTACATTCGGAAGTGGATGGAGGAGCGTCGGCAGTCGCGGAAACAGGCCATCATCGGCATGCTCACGCTGGGCATGATGGGGCTGTACTCGCTCCTCAGCGTCACAGACATCGTGCAGCACATGGAAgacgtcggcggcgcgccgcccgtctcCTGCGTGTCGAACGAGGTGCTGGGcgtggcctgcgcgccgcaggcgatcGCAAAGGCGACCACAAGCGCAACCCGAGTCGCCACGCAGGACGTCCTAAAGGTTGGGCTTTTTGCGGGCATCGCGCCCTACCTCATGCTGCCCATGGCCGTAGTCTCCGTGTGGAACATCCTCAAGTCGGAAATCAAGATTCTGCTCCAGTTCGAGATGGCAGTCAAACACATGCTCTCTCGCCTCAAGCgctggctcgccgcgcccttcaAGAACTGGTGGGCGAAGCGTGGCAGGCTGAAGGACTCGCTCTTCAAGCGCGCCTCGCAAACCTACAAAAAAAACCGAACAAGAAACCAAGAGGCCGCCCGAACCCAAGGACCTGCACAGCCCCAGCAGCTGGGGTGA